Genomic segment of bacterium:
CACCACCTGAACGCTTACAAACGATTTAATGCTTCAGCTTAAGCCTAATGCAAACAAAGGAAAGAACCTAATGAATTCATTTAAAAGAACAGAGAAAGAGATAGATTTGCCTTTAGGGGCTGTTTGGCTTATGAATTCTATATCAGAATATAAGGGAAAACAGGAGCTCTATAAGAAACAATCGTCTCAGATTATTAATAGCCTTGTTGAAATGGCATTAATAGAAAGTGCTGAATCATCAAATCGTATTGAAGGTGTAACCGTAGAGAGAAAAAGGCTCAAACCACTTATCATAGATAGAACTAAACCTCGCGACAGGTCAGAAGAAGAAGTAGCAGGATACCGCAATGCCCTTGATTTGATTCACAAGAAATATAAAACTTTGGAGATAACACCTATGACAATAAAAGAATTACATCGTTTAAGCCATGCAGAGACAGGCGACGCAGGTGAATGGAAGGAAATAAACAACGATATTATAAGAAAAAATCCTGATGGCTCAGTTGAGGTAATTTTTAAGCCTGTAGATGCTAAGGATACACCCGCCGCAATAGAAGAACTATGTCTTTTATATAGACATAGTCTTGACCAGATGAAATACCCCCCGCTTTATGCTGTTGGTTGTCTTATACTGGATTTTTTATGTATCCACCCATTTCGTGATGGGAATGGTA
This window contains:
- a CDS encoding Fic family protein — protein: MNSFKRTEKEIDLPLGAVWLMNSISEYKGKQELYKKQSSQIINSLVEMALIESAESSNRIEGVTVERKRLKPLIIDRTKPRDRSEEEVAGYRNALDLIHKKYKTLEITPMTIKELHRLSHAETGDAGEWKEINNDIIRKNPDGSVEVIFKPVDAKDTPAAIEELCLLYRHSLDQMKYPPLYAVGCLILDFLCIHPFRDGNGRVSRLLTLLVLYHHGYEVGRYISLERIIEQSKETYYEALQKSSLKWHEVKHDISPWLHYFLGTVHSAYKEFEQRASSIKSTKGAKTEIVMQMINSQQGEFSMSDIERLCPGISRDMIRLLFRQMKKEGKITCLGKGQSAKWKRIGE